The following proteins come from a genomic window of Pirellula staleyi DSM 6068:
- a CDS encoding ABC transporter ATP-binding protein: MIELRRLHRFFGVTRAVNDISFEVARGEVFGYIGPNGAGKTTSMRILATLELPTYGDAMVDGFSCINDPDRVRRRLGFMPDYFGTYSDVNCYEYLDFFARSYGLIGRERHRALQRTMAFTGLDILAEKPIRGLSKGMKQRLCLGRAMIHDPAVLILDEPANGLDPRARIELREMIRQLAADGKTVLVSSHILTELAEMCDRVGIVERGQLLAVGSVEEIQKQQQPHREVRIRVLEGSALVANFLGTKPDVSAIRTVGEEIRFSHIGDRASEAQLLKELVLAGFQVAEFVSEVKSLEDVFLAVTKGAVQ, from the coding sequence ATGATCGAGCTGCGTCGCTTGCACCGATTTTTTGGTGTCACGCGCGCGGTGAATGACATTTCGTTTGAAGTCGCGCGGGGCGAAGTGTTTGGCTATATCGGCCCTAACGGCGCCGGCAAAACCACCAGCATGCGAATCCTGGCGACACTCGAATTGCCCACCTACGGCGATGCGATGGTTGATGGATTTTCGTGCATCAACGATCCCGATCGGGTGCGCCGCCGTTTAGGTTTCATGCCCGACTATTTTGGAACTTATTCCGACGTCAACTGCTACGAATATCTCGATTTCTTTGCCCGCTCATATGGACTCATCGGCCGCGAGCGGCATCGAGCACTGCAGCGAACGATGGCCTTCACCGGGCTCGATATTCTGGCCGAAAAGCCGATTCGCGGGCTCTCCAAAGGGATGAAGCAGCGGCTCTGTTTGGGTCGCGCCATGATTCACGACCCAGCGGTGCTGATCCTCGACGAACCAGCCAACGGACTCGATCCTCGCGCCCGCATCGAGCTGCGCGAGATGATTCGTCAGCTGGCAGCCGACGGAAAGACGGTGCTGGTGAGTTCTCACATCCTCACCGAGCTCGCCGAAATGTGCGACCGCGTGGGGATTGTCGAGCGCGGTCAGCTGCTCGCCGTCGGGAGTGTCGAAGAGATCCAGAAACAGCAGCAGCCGCATCGCGAAGTGCGCATTCGGGTGCTGGAAGGGTCTGCCTTGGTCGCAAACTTCCTCGGCACTAAGCCCGACGTGAGTGCCATCCGCACCGTTGGTGAAGAGATCCGATTTTCCCATATTGGCGACCGTGCCTCGGAAGCACAGCTCCTGAAAGAGCTGGTGCTGGCTGGCTTTCAGGTCGCGGAATTTGTGAGTGAAGTGAAGAGCCTCGAAGATGTGTTCCTCGCAGTCACCAAGGGAGCGGTGCAATGA